From Anomalospiza imberbis isolate Cuckoo-Finch-1a 21T00152 chromosome 6, ASM3175350v1, whole genome shotgun sequence, one genomic window encodes:
- the PPP6R3 gene encoding serine/threonine-protein phosphatase 6 regulatory subunit 3 isoform X5 — translation MFAVTSMFWKFDLHSSSHIDTLLEREDVTLKELMDEEDVLQECKAQNRKLIEFLLKSECLEDLVTFIIEEPPQDMDEKIRYKYPNISCELLTSDVSQINDRLGEEESLLLKLYSFLLNESPLNPLLASFFSKVLSILISRKPEQIVDFLKRKHDFVDLIIKHIGTSAIMDLLLRLLTCIEPPQPRQEVLNWLNEERIIQRLVEIVHPSQDEDRHSNASQSLCEIIRLSRDQMLQVQNSSEPDPLLASLEKQEIIEQLLSNIFHKEKNESAIVSAIQILLTLLETRRQTFEGHIEICPPGMSNSTYSVNKSVLEAIKARLSSFHELLLEPPKKSVMKTTWGVLDPPVGNTRLNVIRLISSLLQTNTSSVNQELIELNSIGVILDMFFKYTWNNFLHTQVEICIALILASPLENSENGTITGQDSNGDNLLLKHLFLKCQLIERILEAWEMNEKKQAEGGRRHGYMGHLTRIANCIVHSTDKGPNSTLVQQLIKELPEEVRERWETFCTSSLGETNKRNTVDLVTTCHIHSSSDDEIDFKETGFSQDSSLQQFGFNDEKFADQDDIGNVSFDRVSDINFTLNTNESGNIALFEACCKERIQQFDDGGSDEEDIWEEKHIAFAPESQRRSSSGSTDSEESTDSEEEDGTKQDLFESHTNTEDKMEVDLSEPPNWSANFDVPMETAHGATLDSVGSAVWSTEAPVPAKETGWASFSDFTSSLSSKDSLRSNSPVEMETNTDPGDPLSANATTLTTQLETPGSVAMEASSDGEDDVENADKVTETVMNGSMKETLSLTVDAKTETAVFKRVLKSYREEGKLTTSQDPSCKYVVEENTEVAEEVPSGLQPTNSSPEQRTDQHTHLGEASVNGPV, via the exons ATGTTTGCAGTA ACCAGCATGTTTTGGAAATTTGATCTCCATTCGTCATCGCACATAGATACCCTTCTAGAGAGAGAAGATGTAACACTGAAGGAGTTGATGGATGAAGAGGATGTTCTACAGGAGTGCAAGGCTCAGAATCGCAAACTTATAGAGTTTCTGTTGAAGTCAGAATGTTTGGAAGACTTAGTTACATTTATTATTGAAGAGCCACCTCAAGACATGGATGAAAAAATTCGATATAA atACCCAAACATATCATGTGAGCTGCTTACATCAGATGTCTCACAGATCAATGATAGGTTGGGAGAAGAAGAATCCTTACTTCTGAAACTGTACAGCTTCCTCTTAAATGAATCTCCTCTAAACCCCCTACTGGCCAGTTTCTTCAGCAAGGTGTTAAGTATTCTTATCAGCAGAAAACCAGAACAG ATTGTAGATTTTTTAAAGAGGAAGCATGATTTTGTAGACCTCATTATTAAGCACATAGGGACCTCTGCTATCATGGACTTGTTGCTCAGGCTACTGACTTGCATAGaacctccacagccccggcaaGAAGTGCTAAAT TGGCTGAATGAGGAGAGAATTATCCAGCGGCTTGTAGAAATCGTACATCCATCTCAAGATGAAGAT aggcATTCAAATGCATCACAGTCACTCTGTGAAATTATTCGTCTAAGCAGAGACCAGATGCTACAAGTACAGAACAGTTCAGAACCAGATCCACTGCTTGCAAGTTTAGAGAA acaAGAAATAATAGAGCAGCTTCTGtctaatatttttcataaagaaaaaaacgAATCTGCAATTGTCAGTGCAATCCAAATCCTCTTGACCTTACTTGAGACAAGACGACAGAC ATTTGAAGGTCATATAGAGATCTGTCCTCCAGGCATGAGCAATTCCACATATTCTGTCAACAAAAGTGTTCTAGAAGCCATAAAAGCACGACTTTCATCCTTCCATGAGCTCCTACTTGAGCCTCCAAAA aaaagtgTCATGAAGACGACCTGGGGTGTACTGGATCCACCTGTAGGAAACACACGTTTAAATGTGATTAGATTAATATCTAGCCTTTTACAGACAAATACAAGCAGTGTGAATCAGGAGCTTATAGAACTTAACAGCATAGGAGTCATACTG GACATGTTTTTTAAGTATACATGGAATAACTTTTTGCATACTCAAGTAGAAATCTGTATTGCATTGATTCTTGCAAGTCCTCTTGAAAACTCGGAAAATGGCACAATTACAGGTCAGGATTCCAATGGGGACAATCTCTTACTGAAACAT CTCTTCCTTAAGTGCCAATTAATAGAAAGAATACTTGAAGCATGGGAGATGAATGAAAAGAAACA GGCTGAAGGAGGAAGAAGGCATGGCTACATGGGTCACCTGACAAGGATAGCAAACTGCATTGTGCACAGTACAGATAAGGGGCCAAACAGCACACTAGTCCAGCAGCTCATCAAAG AGCTTCCAGAGGAGGTGAGAGAGCGATGGGAAACATTCTGCACAAGCTCTTTAGGAGAAACCAACAAGAGGAATACAGTGGATCTG GTCACTACTTGCCACATTCATTCTTCCAGTGATGATGAAATAGACTTTAAAGAAACTGGCTTCTCACAGGATTCTTCTTTGCAGCAG TTTGGCTTCAACGATGAGAAGTTTGCTGATCAAGATGACATTGGCAA tgTTTCTTTTGATCGGGTTTCAGACATCAACTTTACCCTCAATACAAATGAAAGT GGCAATATAGCCTTGTTTGAGGCATGCTGTAAGGAGCGGATACAGCAGTTTGATGATGGTGGCTCTGATGAAGAAGacatttgggaagaaaaacatATTGCATTTGCACCAGAGTCCCAGAGGCGGTCCAG TTCGGGCAGTACAGACAGTGAAGAAAGTACAGATTCTGAAGAAGAGGATGGAACTAAACAAGATTTGTTCGAATCCCACACCAATACAGAGGACAAAATGGAAGTAGACTTAAGTGAAC CACCTAACTGGTCAGCGAACTTCGATGTACCCATGGAGACTGCACATGGTGCCACTCTGGATTCTGTTGGCTCTGCTGTGTGGAGTACTGAAGCACCTGTGCCAGCTAAAGAAACTGGCTGGGCTTCCTTTTCTGACTTCACATCCTCTTTGAG CTCAAAAGACTCCTTAAGAAGTAATTCTCCTGTGGAAATGGAAACAAACACAGATCCAGGTGATCCCTTGAGTGCAAATGCAACTACTCTTACAACACAGCTAGAGA CCCCAGGAAGTGTTGCTATGGAGGCCAGCTCAGATGGAGAGGATGATGTGGAAAATGCAGACAAGGTAACTGAGACAGTCATGAATGGCAGCATGAAGGAGACACTGAGCCTAACTGTAGATGCTAAAACTGAAACCGCCGTTTTCAAAAG AGTGTTGAAATCCTATCG tgAGGAAGGAAAATTGACTACCTCGCAGGATCCTTCTTGTAAATATGTAGTAGAAGAGAATACAGAGGTTGCAGAAGAGGTCCCTTCAGGTCTTCAGCCTACTAACAGCAGTCCAGAACAGAG GACTGATCAACACACCCATTTAGGAGAGGCATCTGTTAATGGCCCTGTATGA
- the PPP6R3 gene encoding serine/threonine-protein phosphatase 6 regulatory subunit 3 isoform X1, with product MFAVTSMFWKFDLHSSSHIDTLLEREDVTLKELMDEEDVLQECKAQNRKLIEFLLKSECLEDLVTFIIEEPPQDMDEKIRYKYPNISCELLTSDVSQINDRLGEEESLLLKLYSFLLNESPLNPLLASFFSKVLSILISRKPEQIVDFLKRKHDFVDLIIKHIGTSAIMDLLLRLLTCIEPPQPRQEVLNWLNEERIIQRLVEIVHPSQDEDRHSNASQSLCEIIRLSRDQMLQVQNSSEPDPLLASLEKQEIIEQLLSNIFHKEKNESAIVSAIQILLTLLETRRQTFEGHIEICPPGMSNSTYSVNKSVLEAIKARLSSFHELLLEPPKKSVMKTTWGVLDPPVGNTRLNVIRLISSLLQTNTSSVNQELIELNSIGVILDMFFKYTWNNFLHTQVEICIALILASPLENSENGTITGQDSNGDNLLLKHLFLKCQLIERILEAWEMNEKKQAEGGRRHGYMGHLTRIANCIVHSTDKGPNSTLVQQLIKELPEEVRERWETFCTSSLGETNKRNTVDLVTTCHIHSSSDDEIDFKETGFSQDSSLQQAFSDYQMQQMTSNFIDQFGFNDEKFADQDDIGNVSFDRVSDINFTLNTNESGNIALFEACCKERIQQFDDGGSDEEDIWEEKHIAFAPESQRRSSSGSTDSEESTDSEEEDGTKQDLFESHTNTEDKMEVDLSEPPNWSANFDVPMETAHGATLDSVGSAVWSTEAPVPAKETGWASFSDFTSSLSSKDSLRSNSPVEMETNTDPGDPLSANATTLTTQLETPGSVAMEASSDGEDDVENADKVTETVMNGSMKETLSLTVDAKTETAVFKRVLKSYREEGKLTTSQDPSCKYVVEENTEVAEEVPSGLQPTNSSPEQRTDQHTHLGEASVNGPV from the exons ATGTTTGCAGTA ACCAGCATGTTTTGGAAATTTGATCTCCATTCGTCATCGCACATAGATACCCTTCTAGAGAGAGAAGATGTAACACTGAAGGAGTTGATGGATGAAGAGGATGTTCTACAGGAGTGCAAGGCTCAGAATCGCAAACTTATAGAGTTTCTGTTGAAGTCAGAATGTTTGGAAGACTTAGTTACATTTATTATTGAAGAGCCACCTCAAGACATGGATGAAAAAATTCGATATAA atACCCAAACATATCATGTGAGCTGCTTACATCAGATGTCTCACAGATCAATGATAGGTTGGGAGAAGAAGAATCCTTACTTCTGAAACTGTACAGCTTCCTCTTAAATGAATCTCCTCTAAACCCCCTACTGGCCAGTTTCTTCAGCAAGGTGTTAAGTATTCTTATCAGCAGAAAACCAGAACAG ATTGTAGATTTTTTAAAGAGGAAGCATGATTTTGTAGACCTCATTATTAAGCACATAGGGACCTCTGCTATCATGGACTTGTTGCTCAGGCTACTGACTTGCATAGaacctccacagccccggcaaGAAGTGCTAAAT TGGCTGAATGAGGAGAGAATTATCCAGCGGCTTGTAGAAATCGTACATCCATCTCAAGATGAAGAT aggcATTCAAATGCATCACAGTCACTCTGTGAAATTATTCGTCTAAGCAGAGACCAGATGCTACAAGTACAGAACAGTTCAGAACCAGATCCACTGCTTGCAAGTTTAGAGAA acaAGAAATAATAGAGCAGCTTCTGtctaatatttttcataaagaaaaaaacgAATCTGCAATTGTCAGTGCAATCCAAATCCTCTTGACCTTACTTGAGACAAGACGACAGAC ATTTGAAGGTCATATAGAGATCTGTCCTCCAGGCATGAGCAATTCCACATATTCTGTCAACAAAAGTGTTCTAGAAGCCATAAAAGCACGACTTTCATCCTTCCATGAGCTCCTACTTGAGCCTCCAAAA aaaagtgTCATGAAGACGACCTGGGGTGTACTGGATCCACCTGTAGGAAACACACGTTTAAATGTGATTAGATTAATATCTAGCCTTTTACAGACAAATACAAGCAGTGTGAATCAGGAGCTTATAGAACTTAACAGCATAGGAGTCATACTG GACATGTTTTTTAAGTATACATGGAATAACTTTTTGCATACTCAAGTAGAAATCTGTATTGCATTGATTCTTGCAAGTCCTCTTGAAAACTCGGAAAATGGCACAATTACAGGTCAGGATTCCAATGGGGACAATCTCTTACTGAAACAT CTCTTCCTTAAGTGCCAATTAATAGAAAGAATACTTGAAGCATGGGAGATGAATGAAAAGAAACA GGCTGAAGGAGGAAGAAGGCATGGCTACATGGGTCACCTGACAAGGATAGCAAACTGCATTGTGCACAGTACAGATAAGGGGCCAAACAGCACACTAGTCCAGCAGCTCATCAAAG AGCTTCCAGAGGAGGTGAGAGAGCGATGGGAAACATTCTGCACAAGCTCTTTAGGAGAAACCAACAAGAGGAATACAGTGGATCTG GTCACTACTTGCCACATTCATTCTTCCAGTGATGATGAAATAGACTTTAAAGAAACTGGCTTCTCACAGGATTCTTCTTTGCAGCAG GCCTTTTCTGATTATCAGATGCAACAAATGACGTCCAATTTTATTGACCAGTTTGGCTTCAACGATGAGAAGTTTGCTGATCAAGATGACATTGGCAA tgTTTCTTTTGATCGGGTTTCAGACATCAACTTTACCCTCAATACAAATGAAAGT GGCAATATAGCCTTGTTTGAGGCATGCTGTAAGGAGCGGATACAGCAGTTTGATGATGGTGGCTCTGATGAAGAAGacatttgggaagaaaaacatATTGCATTTGCACCAGAGTCCCAGAGGCGGTCCAG TTCGGGCAGTACAGACAGTGAAGAAAGTACAGATTCTGAAGAAGAGGATGGAACTAAACAAGATTTGTTCGAATCCCACACCAATACAGAGGACAAAATGGAAGTAGACTTAAGTGAAC CACCTAACTGGTCAGCGAACTTCGATGTACCCATGGAGACTGCACATGGTGCCACTCTGGATTCTGTTGGCTCTGCTGTGTGGAGTACTGAAGCACCTGTGCCAGCTAAAGAAACTGGCTGGGCTTCCTTTTCTGACTTCACATCCTCTTTGAG CTCAAAAGACTCCTTAAGAAGTAATTCTCCTGTGGAAATGGAAACAAACACAGATCCAGGTGATCCCTTGAGTGCAAATGCAACTACTCTTACAACACAGCTAGAGA CCCCAGGAAGTGTTGCTATGGAGGCCAGCTCAGATGGAGAGGATGATGTGGAAAATGCAGACAAGGTAACTGAGACAGTCATGAATGGCAGCATGAAGGAGACACTGAGCCTAACTGTAGATGCTAAAACTGAAACCGCCGTTTTCAAAAG AGTGTTGAAATCCTATCG tgAGGAAGGAAAATTGACTACCTCGCAGGATCCTTCTTGTAAATATGTAGTAGAAGAGAATACAGAGGTTGCAGAAGAGGTCCCTTCAGGTCTTCAGCCTACTAACAGCAGTCCAGAACAGAG GACTGATCAACACACCCATTTAGGAGAGGCATCTGTTAATGGCCCTGTATGA
- the PPP6R3 gene encoding serine/threonine-protein phosphatase 6 regulatory subunit 3 isoform X3: protein MFWKFDLHSSSHIDTLLEREDVTLKELMDEEDVLQECKAQNRKLIEFLLKSECLEDLVTFIIEEPPQDMDEKIRYKYPNISCELLTSDVSQINDRLGEEESLLLKLYSFLLNESPLNPLLASFFSKVLSILISRKPEQIVDFLKRKHDFVDLIIKHIGTSAIMDLLLRLLTCIEPPQPRQEVLNWLNEERIIQRLVEIVHPSQDEDRHSNASQSLCEIIRLSRDQMLQVQNSSEPDPLLASLEKQEIIEQLLSNIFHKEKNESAIVSAIQILLTLLETRRQTFEGHIEICPPGMSNSTYSVNKSVLEAIKARLSSFHELLLEPPKKSVMKTTWGVLDPPVGNTRLNVIRLISSLLQTNTSSVNQELIELNSIGVILDMFFKYTWNNFLHTQVEICIALILASPLENSENGTITGQDSNGDNLLLKHLFLKCQLIERILEAWEMNEKKQAEGGRRHGYMGHLTRIANCIVHSTDKGPNSTLVQQLIKELPEEVRERWETFCTSSLGETNKRNTVDLVTTCHIHSSSDDEIDFKETGFSQDSSLQQAFSDYQMQQMTSNFIDQFGFNDEKFADQDDIGNVSFDRVSDINFTLNTNESGNIALFEACCKERIQQFDDGGSDEEDIWEEKHIAFAPESQRRSSSGSTDSEESTDSEEEDGTKQDLFESHTNTEDKMEVDLSEPPNWSANFDVPMETAHGATLDSVGSAVWSTEAPVPAKETGWASFSDFTSSLSSKDSLRSNSPVEMETNTDPGDPLSANATTLTTQLETPGSVAMEASSDGEDDVENADKVTETVMNGSMKETLSLTVDAKTETAVFKRVLKSYREEGKLTTSQDPSCKYVVEENTEVAEEVPSGLQPTNSSPEQRTDQHTHLGEASVNGPV from the exons ATGTTTTGGAAATTTGATCTCCATTCGTCATCGCACATAGATACCCTTCTAGAGAGAGAAGATGTAACACTGAAGGAGTTGATGGATGAAGAGGATGTTCTACAGGAGTGCAAGGCTCAGAATCGCAAACTTATAGAGTTTCTGTTGAAGTCAGAATGTTTGGAAGACTTAGTTACATTTATTATTGAAGAGCCACCTCAAGACATGGATGAAAAAATTCGATATAA atACCCAAACATATCATGTGAGCTGCTTACATCAGATGTCTCACAGATCAATGATAGGTTGGGAGAAGAAGAATCCTTACTTCTGAAACTGTACAGCTTCCTCTTAAATGAATCTCCTCTAAACCCCCTACTGGCCAGTTTCTTCAGCAAGGTGTTAAGTATTCTTATCAGCAGAAAACCAGAACAG ATTGTAGATTTTTTAAAGAGGAAGCATGATTTTGTAGACCTCATTATTAAGCACATAGGGACCTCTGCTATCATGGACTTGTTGCTCAGGCTACTGACTTGCATAGaacctccacagccccggcaaGAAGTGCTAAAT TGGCTGAATGAGGAGAGAATTATCCAGCGGCTTGTAGAAATCGTACATCCATCTCAAGATGAAGAT aggcATTCAAATGCATCACAGTCACTCTGTGAAATTATTCGTCTAAGCAGAGACCAGATGCTACAAGTACAGAACAGTTCAGAACCAGATCCACTGCTTGCAAGTTTAGAGAA acaAGAAATAATAGAGCAGCTTCTGtctaatatttttcataaagaaaaaaacgAATCTGCAATTGTCAGTGCAATCCAAATCCTCTTGACCTTACTTGAGACAAGACGACAGAC ATTTGAAGGTCATATAGAGATCTGTCCTCCAGGCATGAGCAATTCCACATATTCTGTCAACAAAAGTGTTCTAGAAGCCATAAAAGCACGACTTTCATCCTTCCATGAGCTCCTACTTGAGCCTCCAAAA aaaagtgTCATGAAGACGACCTGGGGTGTACTGGATCCACCTGTAGGAAACACACGTTTAAATGTGATTAGATTAATATCTAGCCTTTTACAGACAAATACAAGCAGTGTGAATCAGGAGCTTATAGAACTTAACAGCATAGGAGTCATACTG GACATGTTTTTTAAGTATACATGGAATAACTTTTTGCATACTCAAGTAGAAATCTGTATTGCATTGATTCTTGCAAGTCCTCTTGAAAACTCGGAAAATGGCACAATTACAGGTCAGGATTCCAATGGGGACAATCTCTTACTGAAACAT CTCTTCCTTAAGTGCCAATTAATAGAAAGAATACTTGAAGCATGGGAGATGAATGAAAAGAAACA GGCTGAAGGAGGAAGAAGGCATGGCTACATGGGTCACCTGACAAGGATAGCAAACTGCATTGTGCACAGTACAGATAAGGGGCCAAACAGCACACTAGTCCAGCAGCTCATCAAAG AGCTTCCAGAGGAGGTGAGAGAGCGATGGGAAACATTCTGCACAAGCTCTTTAGGAGAAACCAACAAGAGGAATACAGTGGATCTG GTCACTACTTGCCACATTCATTCTTCCAGTGATGATGAAATAGACTTTAAAGAAACTGGCTTCTCACAGGATTCTTCTTTGCAGCAG GCCTTTTCTGATTATCAGATGCAACAAATGACGTCCAATTTTATTGACCAGTTTGGCTTCAACGATGAGAAGTTTGCTGATCAAGATGACATTGGCAA tgTTTCTTTTGATCGGGTTTCAGACATCAACTTTACCCTCAATACAAATGAAAGT GGCAATATAGCCTTGTTTGAGGCATGCTGTAAGGAGCGGATACAGCAGTTTGATGATGGTGGCTCTGATGAAGAAGacatttgggaagaaaaacatATTGCATTTGCACCAGAGTCCCAGAGGCGGTCCAG TTCGGGCAGTACAGACAGTGAAGAAAGTACAGATTCTGAAGAAGAGGATGGAACTAAACAAGATTTGTTCGAATCCCACACCAATACAGAGGACAAAATGGAAGTAGACTTAAGTGAAC CACCTAACTGGTCAGCGAACTTCGATGTACCCATGGAGACTGCACATGGTGCCACTCTGGATTCTGTTGGCTCTGCTGTGTGGAGTACTGAAGCACCTGTGCCAGCTAAAGAAACTGGCTGGGCTTCCTTTTCTGACTTCACATCCTCTTTGAG CTCAAAAGACTCCTTAAGAAGTAATTCTCCTGTGGAAATGGAAACAAACACAGATCCAGGTGATCCCTTGAGTGCAAATGCAACTACTCTTACAACACAGCTAGAGA CCCCAGGAAGTGTTGCTATGGAGGCCAGCTCAGATGGAGAGGATGATGTGGAAAATGCAGACAAGGTAACTGAGACAGTCATGAATGGCAGCATGAAGGAGACACTGAGCCTAACTGTAGATGCTAAAACTGAAACCGCCGTTTTCAAAAG AGTGTTGAAATCCTATCG tgAGGAAGGAAAATTGACTACCTCGCAGGATCCTTCTTGTAAATATGTAGTAGAAGAGAATACAGAGGTTGCAGAAGAGGTCCCTTCAGGTCTTCAGCCTACTAACAGCAGTCCAGAACAGAG GACTGATCAACACACCCATTTAGGAGAGGCATCTGTTAATGGCCCTGTATGA
- the PPP6R3 gene encoding serine/threonine-protein phosphatase 6 regulatory subunit 3 isoform X2: MFAVTSMFWKFDLHSSSHIDTLLEREDVTLKELMDEEDVLQECKAQNRKLIEFLLKSECLEDLVTFIIEEPPQDMDEKIRYKYPNISCELLTSDVSQINDRLGEEESLLLKLYSFLLNESPLNPLLASFFSKVLSILISRKPEQIVDFLKRKHDFVDLIIKHIGTSAIMDLLLRLLTCIEPPQPRQEVLNWLNEERIIQRLVEIVHPSQDEDRHSNASQSLCEIIRLSRDQMLQVQNSSEPDPLLASLEKQEIIEQLLSNIFHKEKNESAIVSAIQILLTLLETRRQTFEGHIEICPPGMSNSTYSVNKSVLEAIKARLSSFHELLLEPPKKSVMKTTWGVLDPPVGNTRLNVIRLISSLLQTNTSSVNQELIELNSIGVILDMFFKYTWNNFLHTQVEICIALILASPLENSENGTITGQDSNGDNLLLKHLFLKCQLIERILEAWEMNEKKQAEGGRRHGYMGHLTRIANCIVHSTDKGPNSTLVQQLIKELPEEVRERWETFCTSSLGETNKRNTVDLVTTCHIHSSSDDEIDFKETGFSQDSSLQQAFSDYQMQQMTSNFIDQFGFNDEKFADQDDIGNVSFDRVSDINFTLNTNESGNIALFEACCKERIQQFDDGGSDEEDIWEEKHIAFAPESQRRSSSGSTDSEESTDSEEEDGTKQDLFESHTNTEDKMEVDLSEPPNWSANFDVPMETAHGATLDSVGSAVWSTEAPVPAKETGWASFSDFTSSLSSKDSLRSNSPVEMETNTDPGDPLSANATTLTTQLETPGSVAMEASSDGEDDVENADKVTETVMNGSMKETLSLTVDAKTETAVFKSEEGKLTTSQDPSCKYVVEENTEVAEEVPSGLQPTNSSPEQRTDQHTHLGEASVNGPV; this comes from the exons ATGTTTGCAGTA ACCAGCATGTTTTGGAAATTTGATCTCCATTCGTCATCGCACATAGATACCCTTCTAGAGAGAGAAGATGTAACACTGAAGGAGTTGATGGATGAAGAGGATGTTCTACAGGAGTGCAAGGCTCAGAATCGCAAACTTATAGAGTTTCTGTTGAAGTCAGAATGTTTGGAAGACTTAGTTACATTTATTATTGAAGAGCCACCTCAAGACATGGATGAAAAAATTCGATATAA atACCCAAACATATCATGTGAGCTGCTTACATCAGATGTCTCACAGATCAATGATAGGTTGGGAGAAGAAGAATCCTTACTTCTGAAACTGTACAGCTTCCTCTTAAATGAATCTCCTCTAAACCCCCTACTGGCCAGTTTCTTCAGCAAGGTGTTAAGTATTCTTATCAGCAGAAAACCAGAACAG ATTGTAGATTTTTTAAAGAGGAAGCATGATTTTGTAGACCTCATTATTAAGCACATAGGGACCTCTGCTATCATGGACTTGTTGCTCAGGCTACTGACTTGCATAGaacctccacagccccggcaaGAAGTGCTAAAT TGGCTGAATGAGGAGAGAATTATCCAGCGGCTTGTAGAAATCGTACATCCATCTCAAGATGAAGAT aggcATTCAAATGCATCACAGTCACTCTGTGAAATTATTCGTCTAAGCAGAGACCAGATGCTACAAGTACAGAACAGTTCAGAACCAGATCCACTGCTTGCAAGTTTAGAGAA acaAGAAATAATAGAGCAGCTTCTGtctaatatttttcataaagaaaaaaacgAATCTGCAATTGTCAGTGCAATCCAAATCCTCTTGACCTTACTTGAGACAAGACGACAGAC ATTTGAAGGTCATATAGAGATCTGTCCTCCAGGCATGAGCAATTCCACATATTCTGTCAACAAAAGTGTTCTAGAAGCCATAAAAGCACGACTTTCATCCTTCCATGAGCTCCTACTTGAGCCTCCAAAA aaaagtgTCATGAAGACGACCTGGGGTGTACTGGATCCACCTGTAGGAAACACACGTTTAAATGTGATTAGATTAATATCTAGCCTTTTACAGACAAATACAAGCAGTGTGAATCAGGAGCTTATAGAACTTAACAGCATAGGAGTCATACTG GACATGTTTTTTAAGTATACATGGAATAACTTTTTGCATACTCAAGTAGAAATCTGTATTGCATTGATTCTTGCAAGTCCTCTTGAAAACTCGGAAAATGGCACAATTACAGGTCAGGATTCCAATGGGGACAATCTCTTACTGAAACAT CTCTTCCTTAAGTGCCAATTAATAGAAAGAATACTTGAAGCATGGGAGATGAATGAAAAGAAACA GGCTGAAGGAGGAAGAAGGCATGGCTACATGGGTCACCTGACAAGGATAGCAAACTGCATTGTGCACAGTACAGATAAGGGGCCAAACAGCACACTAGTCCAGCAGCTCATCAAAG AGCTTCCAGAGGAGGTGAGAGAGCGATGGGAAACATTCTGCACAAGCTCTTTAGGAGAAACCAACAAGAGGAATACAGTGGATCTG GTCACTACTTGCCACATTCATTCTTCCAGTGATGATGAAATAGACTTTAAAGAAACTGGCTTCTCACAGGATTCTTCTTTGCAGCAG GCCTTTTCTGATTATCAGATGCAACAAATGACGTCCAATTTTATTGACCAGTTTGGCTTCAACGATGAGAAGTTTGCTGATCAAGATGACATTGGCAA tgTTTCTTTTGATCGGGTTTCAGACATCAACTTTACCCTCAATACAAATGAAAGT GGCAATATAGCCTTGTTTGAGGCATGCTGTAAGGAGCGGATACAGCAGTTTGATGATGGTGGCTCTGATGAAGAAGacatttgggaagaaaaacatATTGCATTTGCACCAGAGTCCCAGAGGCGGTCCAG TTCGGGCAGTACAGACAGTGAAGAAAGTACAGATTCTGAAGAAGAGGATGGAACTAAACAAGATTTGTTCGAATCCCACACCAATACAGAGGACAAAATGGAAGTAGACTTAAGTGAAC CACCTAACTGGTCAGCGAACTTCGATGTACCCATGGAGACTGCACATGGTGCCACTCTGGATTCTGTTGGCTCTGCTGTGTGGAGTACTGAAGCACCTGTGCCAGCTAAAGAAACTGGCTGGGCTTCCTTTTCTGACTTCACATCCTCTTTGAG CTCAAAAGACTCCTTAAGAAGTAATTCTCCTGTGGAAATGGAAACAAACACAGATCCAGGTGATCCCTTGAGTGCAAATGCAACTACTCTTACAACACAGCTAGAGA CCCCAGGAAGTGTTGCTATGGAGGCCAGCTCAGATGGAGAGGATGATGTGGAAAATGCAGACAAGGTAACTGAGACAGTCATGAATGGCAGCATGAAGGAGACACTGAGCCTAACTGTAGATGCTAAAACTGAAACCGCCGTTTTCAAAAG tgAGGAAGGAAAATTGACTACCTCGCAGGATCCTTCTTGTAAATATGTAGTAGAAGAGAATACAGAGGTTGCAGAAGAGGTCCCTTCAGGTCTTCAGCCTACTAACAGCAGTCCAGAACAGAG GACTGATCAACACACCCATTTAGGAGAGGCATCTGTTAATGGCCCTGTATGA